The genome window CGCTGTGCCTGGACCCGACGCACGGCGACACCCTGGAGCTGTACAGCAAAGCGTCCATGAAGGCCGAACCGCAGAGCTAGCCAGCTGCGCGCTCGAtcgccgtcctcctcgtcgTTGATTCAGCTGCATTTTTTTGCGAGGCAGAATGATGAGACGATTCTTCTCTCCCGGGATTGGTGGAAGCAGAAGCACTGGAGATCAGCGAGGCAGGAGCACCCGAACGTACACACACACACGTCTAAGTATACGACGCTTGATCATGTTAGCTGGAAGGCACCGCCATGAGCGAGAACCACAGCAGATGAGCATGTGCTGTTTAAGGTAGAGTGTGCAAGTGACAAAAGCATCTCATATGTACATCAAGATTGAAGATAACCAACAGCTCCagaagagaggaagaacgaGTTAAAGAGAGACAGGACAGCAAGCATGATCGttctctttttctccctttttttttacGCCTTCTGATGTGCATCTGGAGGCACGACTGATCACAAAGAAATTGAGTTTTTAAAGTAATGCAGCGAAGGCAAgattctctctactttatttctGCAGCAAATTGTGTTAGTGATGTGAGTTGTGGTTCCTACATGGCCACCACGTCTGGCCGTCTCCAGGGTCCAGAACATCTATATTCTACTGCATTCCAAATCTGGGTAGCTTATCTTAGTCAGACTCGAGATGTTCGTGTCCACAACTACACTGTTTTATCTTCAGTCGAAATGTGCACGCGTCACGCATGTATTCAGTGATCTGTTTGGTAAATACTGGATTGGCCCAGGGTCAGCATTGAACCAATATATGGTTTATATTAGGCCCACCAGATTAGATACCATAAGTTTAGTCCCATACCGCTAAGCTCTAGAATCATCTCCACCGGGAGTTCTTTAAAACAAAAACCAGGCCCAATGTCTCAAAGCATGCAGCTGCGTGGTGAGCACAAAGCGAACTATTCTTTCGCCTTTTACTAAAGAATACCGTGTCCTCGCCACACCAAGCAGCTTACACCTATTTTTGGAGGGATCCTTTCTCCATGTGAGATGGTCCCACAACTCCAAAGTGGAAATGTTGTTTCTTTACGCCAAAAATGTCGTTATTTGTTTCCATTTGGGTGGGTTGAAATTTGGCATTTTCAGTCATGAATGTTGGAATCGCAAGGAATTGACATTTTTCTATCCCAGTAGGAAGTGCCAAAGAGCTACTGCAGCAAAGCAAGTCACACATCCTTTCTATTGCTCACTTGACTGAAATGTCTGCGTATCAGCTTGTTGTGATGTTAACCTTCTTTACATGTACAATACCGCTCCCTATTTGCAATTTTGCACACGTGACAAATTCCAACCATCTTCTACCTAATCAacaattgcacaaataagattAGAAGCAACCAACAGATCAAAGAATTTTCGGTCACACTGGGAGACATAATATCATCTCGCGTGCAGCCAACTTAGCTCCCAGAAGACATGATCTCAAGCTCAGCCCACCATAGCGGTGACACCTTAGGAGTTGCTCCGTCAGGCCCCAGCGTGGTGATCTCTCTCATCCGAGCTGCAACCTCTGCCATCCGAGGTCTCTTCTTTGGATCTGGATCAATGCAGGACCTAGCAACTTCGCAAAGCGCACGCGCAGCATCTTCAGGGAAGGAGCTGATGCTAGGGTCAATCAGCTCCACAAGACTCATCTCACCGTCAAAGTAGCGACACGCCCATTGTTCCAGTGGCCCATCCTCCTCAGAATAGGGAAGTCGTCCAGTCAATATTTCCAGCAACACTATGCCATACTTATGCACAATGTTCTCCAGGTCCGATGAGGAAGTGAGGTCACCGTTAGTTGAATTAGGTCCCTTTgcatcattccaaaattcaagaTCTGAGACTTTTGCAGCAAAGTCATCAGTAAGGTAGATTGTAGTCGAGTCAAAATTCCCAAGCACAACTGGTGCTTTAAGCTGATGCATGTGCTCAATACAGTAAGCAATTCCCATCGATATCCTGAGCCGCGTCATCCAGTCAAGCTTCTCCGTTTCCCTAACTGAAATGGAATCAGGATGACATTGTCAAACGTTGATACAAAGATCAACAATACAGAAACTTCAGATTACTATCAGATATAGCATACGCAGACATGTAAATGGCGCACATATGCACCCATATCTTATGAACTAGCAAGACATGACTCAAAACACTGTTGACATCTCCCCACTAAATAGCTAGGCAGAGTTTATCAGTTAGGATCTTTAATGTAAAGTTACATTGGGCTATTGACGATTTATAGAAATGTTAACAATTGTTCACGTTATAACATTATTTGCATAAAATTGTACAGACTGAAGAAAACGGGTTTTTGATAGAAGAAACTGATAGACTCATGATAACAATGTACTTACTGTGGAGATGCTCAAAAAGTGTCCCATTTGGAGCATATTCAAATACCATCACTCTGGTAAAGGGGCGCTCTTCCTCACAGTAGCCAAGCAAGTTCATAAAATTTTTGTGGCTTACTTTGGACAAATTTGTGATCTGAAACCATTATCAtttgaatcaaataaaaattcagCAAAGTTACGTCTGTACGGACTGAAGATAACTGTACAATACTACCTTTTTCCTGTACTGTGATTCACTTTCTTTCGACCAATCCTTTGCAGATGTTACCAAGCTTGAGGCCACTGCAATTTCAACTCCACTGGATAAAGTTCCCTTGTACAGCATGCAGCTAGATGTAGAACCAATTATATTGCTGAAATCCTCGCATGCTGTTTCCAGCTCTGATCGTTTCAGTGCAGGCACACCTAGAAATATGATTGTATTGTGATGTAAAATTAGAATAGTCAAGCCTTCAAGAAAGGCAGGGGCAAAAGCCCCATCTCTAAAACAAAAAGAATAGTCCCCCAGATACAGTGTATACATAGGTAGGAAGAAAGCATACCAGTTACAAAAGCTTTCTGCAATTGTCCACTAAGACCTGTCGCCCATGGCCTTACAGTTCCCATTCTCTTAGCTCGGAAGCAGAGAACACCAGCTGCCAATACTACTAAAAGGGAAACAGCAATCCCTGCCACGACTGAACTATAGGTTGTCCAGGAATGTTTATGCAAAGAATGACCTCGAGTTTCAGCTGAATGGCCATGCTCAGCTTGCCTAGTTGTAGGCCTAGGCCTAACCAAAGGTGGAGGGACTACAGCCGGATGATGGTGTGAAGGAGACCCGTGTGGCATGGGTCGTGAAGCATATGGCGATGGTGAGGGTGAGCCTTCTGGTGGGGATATGAATGGTGAGGGTGATAGAGCAGACACTGGTGCAGGTGCTGATGTCGAAGCTTTTCTATGCGGTCTGTTCTTGTGTGAGAGAGCTCTTGTGTGGGGGAAAAGAAATAGGCCACCTTCGTTTCCACCACCAATCTGCAGCAGCCTTCTGAAATTCCCAGAGAAGGAACAGTTATATTAGAAAGCTAATTAAATGCCTTCTCTGTTGATGGCAGTCAAGAAACTAATTTCCTTTGATTAATTTCTTATTATAGTTgcaaaattgtttatgaattaacGATTCCGTTTTATAATTGAAGTTGAAAATAAGAGGGGTGCAACTAGAGTTCTACGACCTAGCTATCCAGCACTTGATGACTTTTCACTCCAAGGCTTTCTAAAATCAACACATGTGCCAGAAATAAACGCTGAACAATTCATGCATGCTAGAAATTTGCTACCACTTCAGTGCAAAGAGAAGCAGTACAAAAGTTCTTTTAAGAATGGAATTCAACAAGACTAACTCCAATTCTTACTAGAAAAAGATAGTCGCTACAAAAACACTGCTACTGTTACTACTATTTCGTGATGAATTACATATGTTGGAAACCAAACTGGAATTGTGCCCATTTCTTGCAAGTTAGAAACTAAAGATCTAACTCTCAGAATCTGAGCGCACTCACCTAGAACTAAACGAAGATCCATCGATCTCCGGACCATCTCCGAGGCCTCCAATCCCTGCTGCAAACCATGATGC of Phragmites australis chromosome 3, lpPhrAust1.1, whole genome shotgun sequence contains these proteins:
- the LOC133912281 gene encoding probable inactive receptor-like protein kinase At3g56050 isoform X1, translating into MERPPPPRLLLHVLFLVAVYWPLGTAAGIGGLGDGPEIDGSSFSSRNFRRLLQIGGGNEGGLFLFPHTRALSHKNRPHRKASTSAPAPVSALSPSPFISPPEGSPSPSPYASRPMPHGSPSHHHPAVVPPPLVRPRPTTRQAEHGHSAETRGHSLHKHSWTTYSSVVAGIAVSLLVVLAAGVLCFRAKRMGTVRPWATGLSGQLQKAFVTGVPALKRSELETACEDFSNIIGSTSSCMLYKGTLSSGVEIAVASSLVTSAKDWSKESESQYRKKITNLSKVSHKNFMNLLGYCEEERPFTRVMVFEYAPNGTLFEHLHIRETEKLDWMTRLRISMGIAYCIEHMHQLKAPVVLGNFDSTTIYLTDDFAAKVSDLEFWNDAKGPNSTNGDLTSSSDLENIVHKYGIVLLEILTGRLPYSEEDGPLEQWACRYFDGEMSLVELIDPSISSFPEDAARALCEVARSCIDPDPKKRPRMAEVAARMREITTLGPDGATPKVSPLWWAELEIMSSGS
- the LOC133912281 gene encoding probable inactive receptor-like protein kinase At3g56050 isoform X4, yielding MERPPPPRLLLHVLFLVAVYWPLGTAGIGGLGDGPEIDGSSFSSRRLLQIGGGNEGGLFLFPHTRALSHKNRPHRKASTSAPAPVSALSPSPFISPPEGSPSPSPYASRPMPHGSPSHHHPAVVPPPLVRPRPTTRQAEHGHSAETRGHSLHKHSWTTYSSVVAGIAVSLLVVLAAGVLCFRAKRMGTVRPWATGLSGQLQKAFVTGVPALKRSELETACEDFSNIIGSTSSCMLYKGTLSSGVEIAVASSLVTSAKDWSKESESQYRKKITNLSKVSHKNFMNLLGYCEEERPFTRVMVFEYAPNGTLFEHLHIRETEKLDWMTRLRISMGIAYCIEHMHQLKAPVVLGNFDSTTIYLTDDFAAKVSDLEFWNDAKGPNSTNGDLTSSSDLENIVHKYGIVLLEILTGRLPYSEEDGPLEQWACRYFDGEMSLVELIDPSISSFPEDAARALCEVARSCIDPDPKKRPRMAEVAARMREITTLGPDGATPKVSPLWWAELEIMSSGS
- the LOC133912281 gene encoding probable inactive receptor-like protein kinase At3g56050 isoform X2 — encoded protein: MERPPPPRLLLHVLFLVAVYWPLGTAGIGGLGDGPEIDGSSFSSRNFRRLLQIGGGNEGGLFLFPHTRALSHKNRPHRKASTSAPAPVSALSPSPFISPPEGSPSPSPYASRPMPHGSPSHHHPAVVPPPLVRPRPTTRQAEHGHSAETRGHSLHKHSWTTYSSVVAGIAVSLLVVLAAGVLCFRAKRMGTVRPWATGLSGQLQKAFVTGVPALKRSELETACEDFSNIIGSTSSCMLYKGTLSSGVEIAVASSLVTSAKDWSKESESQYRKKITNLSKVSHKNFMNLLGYCEEERPFTRVMVFEYAPNGTLFEHLHIRETEKLDWMTRLRISMGIAYCIEHMHQLKAPVVLGNFDSTTIYLTDDFAAKVSDLEFWNDAKGPNSTNGDLTSSSDLENIVHKYGIVLLEILTGRLPYSEEDGPLEQWACRYFDGEMSLVELIDPSISSFPEDAARALCEVARSCIDPDPKKRPRMAEVAARMREITTLGPDGATPKVSPLWWAELEIMSSGS
- the LOC133912281 gene encoding probable inactive receptor-like protein kinase At3g56050 isoform X3; the protein is MERPPPPRLLLHVLFLVAVYWPLGTAAGIGGLGDGPEIDGSSFSSRRLLQIGGGNEGGLFLFPHTRALSHKNRPHRKASTSAPAPVSALSPSPFISPPEGSPSPSPYASRPMPHGSPSHHHPAVVPPPLVRPRPTTRQAEHGHSAETRGHSLHKHSWTTYSSVVAGIAVSLLVVLAAGVLCFRAKRMGTVRPWATGLSGQLQKAFVTGVPALKRSELETACEDFSNIIGSTSSCMLYKGTLSSGVEIAVASSLVTSAKDWSKESESQYRKKITNLSKVSHKNFMNLLGYCEEERPFTRVMVFEYAPNGTLFEHLHIRETEKLDWMTRLRISMGIAYCIEHMHQLKAPVVLGNFDSTTIYLTDDFAAKVSDLEFWNDAKGPNSTNGDLTSSSDLENIVHKYGIVLLEILTGRLPYSEEDGPLEQWACRYFDGEMSLVELIDPSISSFPEDAARALCEVARSCIDPDPKKRPRMAEVAARMREITTLGPDGATPKVSPLWWAELEIMSSGS